The genomic DNA CGTGAAGCTGCTCCATTCGAGTTGCCGAAACTCAGCCCGGAAACTTGTGAAGAAAACGCAATCTGCACAGGACTTGAAGTCTTCAGATGGACGAGCCTACTTGCTCAAGAAGTCGATCGCTTCCCGGACCAGATGCGCCATCTTCGGGTGTGATGGTTCCATAGCTGGGGTGATTCCGTATTCTTGAATCCGCGCCGTTGCGGTCGGGCCGATACTGGCGTTGACGCATTCACCGCAGGCCGCCAACCATTCTTCTTTGAGGTTCATTTCCTCAGCCACCTGAGTCGCATGCACAAACTGTTGAGCGGTCGTCCAGAGAATCAGATCAAACTGCTTATCAATGATTCCACGAATCGCTGACTGGAGCGGTCCGATGTCATCGGGAAGTTCCCAACGGTAAATCGAAACAGGCAACGTCTTCGCCCCTTTCGCCTGCAGCCAATCATACAACTCTTTAGAGGGGGCGCCGTACTCTTGGATCGCAACAAGCTTGTTGGAAAAGTCGAATGCAAGTTTTTCGAACTCGCTGACGAGGTCTTCCCAGGTGTTCGGCTCCGGAGCTTTTAATTTCGGTTTGATTTTCTTCTTCGCAAGCGCGGTCGCCGGCTTCGGACCGCGAACTGCCACAAACGTTTGGCGAATTCTTTCTGCAAGTTCCTCTTCAGTGAGTCGGTCTTTTAAAGCCTCAAAGAGCGAGTCAGTCCCGACACCTGTGAGGAAAATGGTGACGTCAATTTCGCCCGCCAACAGTTTGTCAGCGAAATCATGGACTGATGGCTGTTCGTTGAGTGAGACCTCTTTCATTGATGGAGCGACGGTCGGGATGCCGCCGAATTTCTCAATCAATTTCGTCATTTCAAGCTGACGGCGAGACTCAAAGGAACAAACGCGAATTGGATTCGTTGACATGATGAAATTCTGAATGTGATGTTAGTAGCCCCTTCTGAATCACTGGTAGCTCACTGGGGGCTAAGAGGTCATGTTTCGGACTCGACAACGAGTTACGCTGCGGCACGGTCCATGGCTGAGTAGTTTACTCAGCCAACTTGAATTGTCATACTCAGAGCAACATTAAAAAAGGGACGCAACAAAAGGGGCATTGCGATGAAAACAGCTGCGAAGAATAACAAACATCAGGGAAACTCCCGACCGAGCAGAGGCGGCTCAGCGTCCTGGGGAATCGTGGTGTGCTTCAGCGTTCTCTCGCTGGCCTTGGGCCTGCTGGTGGGAGTCTTTGTGTTGAACTCTGGGGATAAGCCAGAGCAACTTCTGGATAATTCTGTTCCTGACTCACCCGATGTAGAGGCTGCTCCTGAAGCGTCGAAAACGTCGCCGGAACAAACTGGCACGAAGACGTCGGAGTCGACAGAGAAGCCGACAGAGAAACTGTCAGTTGAAGAAAAACTGAAGACCACGATTCAGGCAGCCATCGAGACTATCGATAAGAAGTCAGCTCAAATGTTTGTTCACAGCTACCTGCCGGATGAATTACAGAGCAAGTACGAATATGTCGTCAAACGAGAAGGAAGAAAGGTTGTTGACCAGGCACTGACCAAGAAGATCTTTAATGAATATCGAATTCATCTTCAGTCTGCGTTAAACGGATCGGTCGAACTCAACCCTTCTCAAACGGTTGCGATTGTCACCTATAAGTTGAAAGAGCTGCCTGATTCTGGAATGAATTTGAAGAAGTTTGCTCTGAGCGAATCCGAAGTCGTAGAAGGTGTCGCATACGAGGGGCTCGGAGATGATTTGTCAAAAATGCTCGAACAGGCTGCCGCTCTTCTCGAAGAGGACAAGCTTCAGGAGTTCGTAGAGAACGTCTATCCAATTTCCGAAGTTGAGTTGCTTTCCGCTGATCAAACGCAGAGCAGACTACTGACACGAATTGGTCAACCGGCGATGAAAGCAGCCATGATTCGGGATTTGAAAGAGGCCGCTGAAGCGAGCGCAGATGTGCAAGGCACCATTGCAGTGATCACACTCCCTTCTTTGCATCAGGGTGACCAGTCGAGAACTTTCAAGTTTGATCTGGTAGAGGGAAACTGGAGGTTTATCGATTTGGCTGCAAAAGAGAGAGCAACCATGAATGACCTTGCCGTGAAACTGCCTGCCAGTATGAAGAAAGGGAACAGCGGCCAGACGATTGTCTTTGCGCGAAACAATGCGGAAAGCGAATGGCGCATCCAGTCACTTCCTGACACACTCCCTGAGTGGTAAGCGAAGCAATCTTCTTTCGAATAACTCAAACATTCAGGGCAAATCAAATGATCAATAGAAAATATCAAGCGTTCACTCGTGTGGAAACAATCATTGTTCTCGGAGTTGTCTTCCTGCTCCTCGCCACAGCTTTGCCAGCTGTCCAGCGTGCGCGTGAAGATTCTCGATCCGTCAAATGCAAGAACAACCTCAAATTGATGGGGCTTGCCATTCACAATTACCACGATGTGTATCAAATGTTCCCGCCGGGCTGGATCAGTAAACGAATGGAAGGGGAAGGGCATCCTTCGACCGGCTGGCAATCGATGATTCTCCCGTTCATCGACGAAGCGCCGTTGTACAATCGTCTCGATTTGACGGAGCCTGTCTATTCAACTCGCGATCAAACGCTCCTGAAAAAACCAATTGAGTACTACCGTTGCCCAATGGATTCGACTCCGAGTGAAAATCCCATTCGCGAAGAGTGGGGCACATCCAATTACGTCGGGAATTATGGTGCATTTCCAATTCCTCGTTGGTCTGCAAGTCAGACGAACACAGCCTTCTGGCCTGGAAACTCCACAGCTGTCCTTTCCAAACAGAACGAAAAGCTGTACGGCCTGTTCCGACTGAACCGTGGAACGCGAATTCGAGAGATCCTAGATGGAACTTCGAATACGTTTATGGTTGGGGAGAAAGACATCCAGGGTGGTGCTGCGATTTGGCCCGGACCGCGTTCGAATTATCACGAAAGCGACGTCGTCGGCGACGCCAGTTTTGCTTCTCCCTTGAACAAAAGTCAGTACGGATTTTCCAGCCGCCACGACGGGTTTGTTCAGTTCACATTGTGCGATGGAGCAGTGCGGGCAATCTCGCTGGATATCGACAGTCGGGAGTTTGAAACCCCCGAACAGATGGGGACTCTGCAAAAGCTGGCAGCAAAGGATGATCGTCAAAGGATTGAGTCTTTCTGAAATCGTCGCATCCAGCAATGCAATGCATAGGAACGCAAACTTGCGGAGGCAACAGGCCACTGCGATAGAAAGAATAGAATGAAAATCTGTCACGCCAGTTTAATTCTCTTTCTGATGTGCTTCGCCGATACAGGCGTTTCTCAAGAGGCAGTTCAGTTCCCGGGGCAAGCTGGGGACTGGCACGGATTTGCGAAGTACCAGGTTGATGTCGAGGGAAAAACGGCGACGGTCGTCGTGCCAAAGAAAGTCGCTCCGGGGCGACCGTGGGTTTGGCATGGAGAATTCTTCGGGCATAAACCGGCTCCGGATATTGAGCTGCTCAATCGTGGATTTCATCTCGTCTACCTGTCGATCCCAAATATGCTGGGGTCTCCGCCTGCTGTGAAGCATTGGGACAAGTGCTACGAAGTGATGACCGGCAAGTATCAGCTAGCTCCCAAAGTCGCTTTGGTTGGTCTGAGTCGGGGTGGGTTGTACTGCTACAACTGGGCCATTGCCAATCCAACAAAGGTTGCCTGTATTTATGGTGATGCCCCGGTCTGTGATTTCAAAAGCTGGCCGGGAGGCAAAGGAACCGGAAAAGGAAGTGAGCAAAATTGGAAGCTTGTTCTGGATTTGTGGAACTTCAAGAATGAAGAAGAAGCGCTGGCGTATCAAGGAAACCCGGTTGATCAACTCAGTCCGCTCGCGCAAGCGGGAGTTCCGCTGCTGCACGTTTTTGGGGATGCCGATGATGTTGTCCCGTGGGAAGAAAACAGTGGGTTGATTGCAGACAGGTATCGAAAACTTGGCGGTTCAATTCAGATGATCCGTAAGAAAGGGGTGAACCATCACCCGCATGGACTGGAAGATTCCACACCGATTGTGGAGTTCATTGAAAAGCACGCTGCCCCGCCCAAAGGGCAAGCCATCTTTCGAGAGAATGGTCTCGAAACATATCAACTGGAGTCAGAACATCAATCAGCTCCAACGAATCTCTATGTCTTGAAACCGTTGCGTGCTCAGAAAGAGAAGCCACTGAGAATCGTCTTTCTTCTCCCGGTTGAAGCGGGCGAAGGGAGTCAATGGGGAAGTCCGCTTGCCGAAGTTTACCAGCAGGGGCTACATGAGAAACATCAGGTCATTTTCGTGACAGTAACGTTCAGCGACCTTCCATGGTATGCCGATCACCCCGACGACCCAAAGCTTCAACAGGAACAGTACATTCTCGGATCGGTCTTGCCCTTCGTTCGCTGGAACGTTCCGGAAGGTCGTCATGACCGAGATGGCCGATTGTTGATTGGCTTTAGCAAATCGGGCTGGGGAGCATGGAGCTTGTTGTTACGTCACCCGGATAAGTTCGCCAAGGCCGCCGCCTGGGATGCTCCGCTGATGATGAGTGCTCCTGGAAAGTACGGCTCGATGCCGATCTTCGGAAGCGAAGAAAACTTCGAAGAGTATCAATTGTCAGCAATCCTGAAGCAGGCGGGTGAATCTCACTTCGCTGACAACCGGCTGATCCACGCAGGATACGACAATTTCCGCGAACATCATGAAGAGATGGACTCATTGCTTAAGAGTCTGGAGATCCCGGCAATTTACATCGATGGCCCGCAGAGAAAACATCACTGGCAAAGTGGGTGGTTTCCCGGATTGCTGGAAGAACTTCTGAAGTGAGTTCGACATGCTTACGCCGGACACATGAAGTGTCCGGCAATTCGGTGATCAACTATCTAGGAGTTGATGCATCCCTTCCGGCGATGGCAGCGTCAGGAGCGAGGATGAAGATTTCCACCCGGCGATTCTGTTGACGAGCACCATCGTTGGTGTTCGGGAGTTTCGGCTGAAATTTGCTGTAGCCAGCAAGGCCCATGCGTGGTTCAGCCAGCCCTGTTTTCGATAGTGATTTCACAACAGCTGTTGCACGGTGAGCAGACAAGTCCCAGTTAGTTTCATGTCGAGCCTTCGTCGCAGATTTCACGACAGGTTGGTCATCAGTATGACCAACAACGAGGATGTTAAACTGCTTGGCATCTCCGGAGTTCATGATTTGGGCGAACTCCTTGAGGATGCGGTGTCCACCCGGTTGAATCTGGTCGCTGCCTGTTGCGAAGAGCAAATCGCCGTTGAACTTGCTGACACCAGTTGCAGGGTCGAATTCAAATTCAGGATAGCGGCGTGCCAAGTCTTCGAAGCGTCTGTTTGCTGATCCGCTCAGTGGATTGTTCGGAGCAGGGAGCGTCGTGAGCAAGTGCTTCACTTGATCATTCAGCTTAGTCCGTTCCTGAGCGAGATTTTGTAATCGCTGGTTGGCGACAGCCAGACTTTGCTCAGCCTGCTGTTTCTCCAGAGCCAGTTGACTCGCCATCTCCTGGGATTGCGCAAGCTCACCGGAAAGTCTTTGGCGTGCATGATACATCTCATAAGTCCGCAGCTGAGCCTGACGCATTTGCCAGGCTGGTGCGTAACTATGGCAGCCAACAAGACTGAATAGACTGCATGCAAGGATGATGTTTCGAATGCCTTTTGACATCGAAGAATTCCTGGTTTGGAAGGAGGAAGGTTTGATTTGCCGGCCCAGCTCAAAATCGTTTCGAGTGGAGCAAATCAAAATGACGGAAAGGAAATCAGTGGGGAAATGGTGACAGGCGAATGCTGCCGTAGGGGAATTAGTTTTATGTCGAAAAACTTTTAAAGAGAACCCCTTTCCACTCAAGATTTGCCGAGGAATCGTCCTCACTTCAGGAAATCCCTGTGTCAGTTGTCTTCATTCAGTGCACATAAGTTGAATGAAGACAACGGTTTGCTGTGACATTCGAGTCGTTCGGGTTACGGCGATCCCTGTGGCCTGTAACACTTTCAACGTCCGGCAGCTTCAGCCGAAACTGCGCAAAAACTGCCGATCTCAGTCGTTGCGAGAGTGTTTTCTGATGCGTTCGGGCACGTTCAGCTGAGTCACGACTCTTTCTGTCGGCTGAACCGTCCCTGTTCAAGAAAATGCAGCGTCTCTTCGAACACCGATTTCCGAAAAATGACGATTCCATGTGGGCCGGGCAGAGTCGTGAAATCAGTTTCACTCGAAATGTGCGTACAACTCGCATCGATGAGATAATCCGGAGCCGAGGCAATGACGCCTGTCTCGACGGGCATCTGCTGAGACATTCGGTTCACGAAACTGTCTGGGGAATCGGCAAGTTCTTCGACAACGGGAAGAAAGGGTTTGCAAACTTTCCCCATTCGCCTGGCGACATGCGAGCCTTGATTCGGCGGCGTAATCAAGACGACACGCCGCAGCTTAGGGAAGTTTCGCTGCTGAAGAAGATACCGCGTCAGGATCGCTCCCAAGCTGTGGCCGACAATCGATAGTTCACAATCATCTGGCAACGCATCATGAAATTGCTGGCAGCGGAGAATCGTTTTTGCTGCGATTTGTTCGATCGATTGAAAGAAGCTGCGATATCCACAAATTAGAGTGCGATACCCCTGATTCCGAAACCGCCTCTGCAGGACCCACATCGCAGAGCTCGGATTCAAGAGACCGTGCAAAAGTATCACGGCTTTCGCTGGGTGATCGGAGGGGGCAAGTTGCTCTGTGGTCATCTCAAATCTGCCTCGGAAGAAGTGACATCAACCAGAGACTGTAGGCATCGCATCCAGAAGTTCCATTGTGCCTCATCGAAGTCGCGCCGAGCCGGGTGAACCGGCCCGGCGGAGCGATGTGATAGAACTGAACCTGAAACCTGAATTTGCTCTCTGAGAGACTGAGGGAAGAGAACATTCCCCAAGTTTCCGGTCTGGCTCTACTTTGCACGAGGATTCTTTTTGTAGTACAGACGACCATCTTCGGCTCCAACGAGCAGGTCGGGGATGCCGTTTTTGTCCCAGTCGACGGTGGTGGGGGATGTGGTATGTCCCGCGAGGCGGCGGGAATCCATCTTGCCCATGTCTTTGAACCAGACTGTTCCATCTTCGTCGGTGCGGACGTTCTTAAGGAAGTTGACGTTCTCGCTGTTCACGAGCAAATCTTTGCGACCGTCTCCGTCCCAGTCGACAAAGTGCAGTTTCCGGCGTCCACTCCCTCCGGCACGACTGGCATTCAGCCGCAGCAGTCCATCTTTCTTTTCACCAACAACGCGATGACGTCCATCGAATTCGCAATTTCCTTCCATCTTGAAGATCCGTTCCGGAGCTTTCAGGAACAGTTCATCCCCTTTTTTTGCTCGTTCGTAATAGGCGAGATATCCTTCGTGGTCGAGCATGACCAAATCGGTCAGGCCATCGTCGTTCCAGTCGACTGCAGTGGGGGTTGTTCGCCATTGTGTGGCGATTTGTCCATTCTCAGGTGTCCACCAGGTCCATTGCGGTTTTGGTGCGTCACCGTTCCACTGAGCTTTCACATCATGAGTGAAGAACGTGTGGTGATCGCCTTGTAGATGGACTCTCACTTTTCCCCAGATTCCATTTCCGATGATGTCCAGGCGTTGATCATTGTTCCAGTCAGCGACACTGATCGTCGAGTAGCCCCACTTCGCTTCGCATGGTCCTTGAATCGACCCTTTCGGTCCGGCTTGATATCTCAAGTCCTCAGTGATCGGGGTTCCGCCACTTTGGAACTTCGCTTCCTGGATCAGTTTGATCGGAGCAAACTTTGGCGTCTCTCCGCCGCCCAGGTTTTCAAAGTAGCCGATATGCCCGGCTGTGTTTCCGCAAATAATGTCTTCATCGCCATCGCCGTCCCAGTCAAACCCGACAGGCGTGATCAGGGCTCCGAACTTGACGTCGTGTGCGATTTGCTGGAAATATTGAGGGCGGCCAAAAAATGGTGTGAGAAGAGTTCTCCGTAAGTGGTCTTTTTGCTCTTCGGGTGGGAGTTTCTCGAAATCAGAGAACCGCTCGATGAATGCAACACGACCGTCTTCATCACCAGAGATGAGGTCGATGTCTCCATCGCCATCCCAGTCGACAGCGACGGGTGTAATCATTTGCAAGTCCATGTGGATACGATGCTGGGTCTCAATTTTCTTCGCATCTTTTTGTCTTGCACCCAGTACCACTCCCTCACTCAACTCAGGTTTTTCGCGTGTTCCGGTATTCTCGAACCACGTAAACCCGTCCATGAATTCTCCGCAGATCAAGTCGAGGTCTCCGTCGCCATCAAAGTCTGCGAAGTTCGGGCTGGGCATTCCGTAAACATCGACAGGTTTGCCACCTGCCTGGATCTGAACAGGCTTGGCCCATTTGGGTTTTGGACCGAGTGATTCCGGCCACGATTCTTTCTCAGGAACGGACTTCCAGACTGGTGTCTCCGAGGATGAAGTTGCGAGGTTTTCAACGAGGTAGACATATCCATGCAGCGGACCGTTCTTCCAGCCAC from Thalassoglobus polymorphus includes the following:
- a CDS encoding alpha/beta hydrolase family protein; protein product: MKICHASLILFLMCFADTGVSQEAVQFPGQAGDWHGFAKYQVDVEGKTATVVVPKKVAPGRPWVWHGEFFGHKPAPDIELLNRGFHLVYLSIPNMLGSPPAVKHWDKCYEVMTGKYQLAPKVALVGLSRGGLYCYNWAIANPTKVACIYGDAPVCDFKSWPGGKGTGKGSEQNWKLVLDLWNFKNEEEALAYQGNPVDQLSPLAQAGVPLLHVFGDADDVVPWEENSGLIADRYRKLGGSIQMIRKKGVNHHPHGLEDSTPIVEFIEKHAAPPKGQAIFRENGLETYQLESEHQSAPTNLYVLKPLRAQKEKPLRIVFLLPVEAGEGSQWGSPLAEVYQQGLHEKHQVIFVTVTFSDLPWYADHPDDPKLQQEQYILGSVLPFVRWNVPEGRHDRDGRLLIGFSKSGWGAWSLLLRHPDKFAKAAAWDAPLMMSAPGKYGSMPIFGSEENFEEYQLSAILKQAGESHFADNRLIHAGYDNFREHHEEMDSLLKSLEIPAIYIDGPQRKHHWQSGWFPGLLEELLK
- a CDS encoding FG-GAP repeat domain-containing protein produces the protein MMTFIRTSLFLILLFIVPATVFSEDQLEPIQYNNPDLIVDLGVGLWAWPLPMDYDGDGDLDLVVSCPDYPYSGTYFFENPGTGTGPANSTPIFKPAVRIADKMSNVQISYFNDTPIVSSPGRIYLDFPKNQYSKSVNLGVPSKLDLEFKRTRANQWKLVDWENDGDLDLIVGIGIWDDYGWDDAWDEEGGWKNGPLHGYVYLVENLATSSSETPVWKSVPEKESWPESLGPKPKWAKPVQIQAGGKPVDVYGMPSPNFADFDGDGDLDLICGEFMDGFTWFENTGTREKPELSEGVVLGARQKDAKKIETQHRIHMDLQMITPVAVDWDGDGDIDLISGDEDGRVAFIERFSDFEKLPPEEQKDHLRRTLLTPFFGRPQYFQQIAHDVKFGALITPVGFDWDGDGDEDIICGNTAGHIGYFENLGGGETPKFAPIKLIQEAKFQSGGTPITEDLRYQAGPKGSIQGPCEAKWGYSTISVADWNNDQRLDIIGNGIWGKVRVHLQGDHHTFFTHDVKAQWNGDAPKPQWTWWTPENGQIATQWRTTPTAVDWNDDGLTDLVMLDHEGYLAYYERAKKGDELFLKAPERIFKMEGNCEFDGRHRVVGEKKDGLLRLNASRAGGSGRRKLHFVDWDGDGRKDLLVNSENVNFLKNVRTDEDGTVWFKDMGKMDSRRLAGHTTSPTTVDWDKNGIPDLLVGAEDGRLYYKKNPRAK
- a CDS encoding DUF1559 family PulG-like putative transporter, with translation MINRKYQAFTRVETIIVLGVVFLLLATALPAVQRAREDSRSVKCKNNLKLMGLAIHNYHDVYQMFPPGWISKRMEGEGHPSTGWQSMILPFIDEAPLYNRLDLTEPVYSTRDQTLLKKPIEYYRCPMDSTPSENPIREEWGTSNYVGNYGAFPIPRWSASQTNTAFWPGNSTAVLSKQNEKLYGLFRLNRGTRIREILDGTSNTFMVGEKDIQGGAAIWPGPRSNYHESDVVGDASFASPLNKSQYGFSSRHDGFVQFTLCDGAVRAISLDIDSREFETPEQMGTLQKLAAKDDRQRIESF
- a CDS encoding OmpA/MotB family protein, producing MSKGIRNIILACSLFSLVGCHSYAPAWQMRQAQLRTYEMYHARQRLSGELAQSQEMASQLALEKQQAEQSLAVANQRLQNLAQERTKLNDQVKHLLTTLPAPNNPLSGSANRRFEDLARRYPEFEFDPATGVSKFNGDLLFATGSDQIQPGGHRILKEFAQIMNSGDAKQFNILVVGHTDDQPVVKSATKARHETNWDLSAHRATAVVKSLSKTGLAEPRMGLAGYSKFQPKLPNTNDGARQQNRRVEIFILAPDAAIAGRDASTPR
- a CDS encoding uroporphyrinogen-III synthase; amino-acid sequence: MSTNPIRVCSFESRRQLEMTKLIEKFGGIPTVAPSMKEVSLNEQPSVHDFADKLLAGEIDVTIFLTGVGTDSLFEALKDRLTEEELAERIRQTFVAVRGPKPATALAKKKIKPKLKAPEPNTWEDLVSEFEKLAFDFSNKLVAIQEYGAPSKELYDWLQAKGAKTLPVSIYRWELPDDIGPLQSAIRGIIDKQFDLILWTTAQQFVHATQVAEEMNLKEEWLAACGECVNASIGPTATARIQEYGITPAMEPSHPKMAHLVREAIDFLSK
- a CDS encoding esterase/lipase family protein — its product is MTTEQLAPSDHPAKAVILLHGLLNPSSAMWVLQRRFRNQGYRTLICGYRSFFQSIEQIAAKTILRCQQFHDALPDDCELSIVGHSLGAILTRYLLQQRNFPKLRRVVLITPPNQGSHVARRMGKVCKPFLPVVEELADSPDSFVNRMSQQMPVETGVIASAPDYLIDASCTHISSETDFTTLPGPHGIVIFRKSVFEETLHFLEQGRFSRQKES